A region of Jannaschia sp. W003 DNA encodes the following proteins:
- the tldD gene encoding metalloprotease TldD, with translation MTDAPFRPFETHLDRDAALGILRAATDGADDGELFLERRRSEVVVFDDGRVRTASYDASEGFGLRAVRGEAAGYAHSTEVSESALRRAAETARLAVADGGGTMADAPQATNRRLYGDADPIAGVAFGVKVDVLREIDAWLRERDPRVVQVSASVAASLQEVAILRPEGGEVSDVRPMVRLNVSVIVDEGGRRESGSAGGGGRIALDGLLERSHWESVAAEALRIACVNLRAEPAPAGVMDVALGSGWPGILLHEAVGHGLEGDFNRKGQSAFAGLLGQRVAAPGVTVLDDGTIPDRRGSITVDDEGTPSGRTTLIEDGILVGYMQDRQSARLMGVAPTGNGRRESHAHAPMTRMTNTYMLGGDAAPEGIVADVRDGIYAVGFGGGQVDITNGKFVFSCTEAYRVKNGVVGAPVKGATLIGDGATALRQIRAIGNDMALDPGMGNCGKQGQWVPVGVGQPTLLIGGLTVGGSAAG, from the coding sequence ATGACCGACGCCCCCTTCCGCCCCTTCGAGACCCATCTCGACCGCGACGCCGCGCTCGGCATCCTGCGCGCCGCCACCGACGGCGCCGACGACGGCGAGCTGTTCCTGGAGCGGCGGCGCTCCGAGGTGGTGGTGTTCGACGACGGGCGCGTGCGCACCGCCTCCTACGACGCGTCCGAGGGCTTCGGCCTGCGCGCCGTACGCGGCGAGGCCGCCGGATACGCCCACTCCACCGAGGTCTCCGAGAGCGCCCTGCGCCGCGCCGCCGAGACCGCGCGCCTCGCCGTGGCCGACGGCGGGGGCACGATGGCCGACGCCCCGCAGGCCACCAACCGGCGCCTCTACGGCGACGCCGACCCCATCGCGGGCGTCGCCTTCGGCGTGAAGGTCGACGTCCTGCGGGAGATCGACGCGTGGCTCCGGGAGCGCGACCCCCGCGTGGTGCAGGTCTCGGCCTCGGTGGCGGCCTCGCTGCAGGAGGTCGCGATCCTGCGCCCCGAGGGCGGCGAGGTCTCCGACGTGCGCCCTATGGTGCGCCTCAACGTCTCGGTAATCGTGGACGAGGGGGGCCGGCGCGAATCGGGCTCTGCGGGCGGCGGCGGGCGCATCGCGCTGGACGGCCTCCTGGAGAGGTCCCACTGGGAGAGCGTTGCCGCCGAGGCCCTGCGCATCGCCTGCGTCAACCTGCGCGCCGAGCCCGCGCCCGCCGGCGTCATGGACGTGGCGCTGGGCTCGGGCTGGCCCGGCATCCTCCTCCACGAGGCCGTGGGCCACGGGCTGGAGGGCGACTTCAACCGCAAGGGCCAGTCGGCCTTCGCGGGCCTCCTCGGCCAGCGCGTGGCGGCGCCCGGCGTGACGGTGCTCGACGACGGCACGATCCCCGACCGCCGCGGCTCGATCACCGTGGACGACGAGGGCACGCCCTCGGGTCGCACCACGCTGATCGAGGACGGCATCCTCGTGGGCTACATGCAGGACCGCCAGTCCGCGCGCCTCATGGGCGTCGCCCCCACCGGCAACGGCCGCCGCGAGAGCCACGCGCATGCGCCGATGACGCGCATGACCAACACCTACATGCTGGGCGGCGATGCGGCGCCCGAGGGCATCGTGGCGGACGTGCGGGACGGCATCTATGCGGTCGGCTTCGGCGGCGGGCAGGTCGACATCACCAACGGGAAGTTCGTGTTCTCCTGCACCGAGGCCTACCGTGTGAAGAACGGCGTGGTCGGCGCGCCGGTGAAGGGCGCCACCCTCATCGGCGACGGCGCCACGGCGCTGCGCCAGATCCGGGCCATCGGCAACGACATGGCGCTCGATCCGGGCATGGGGAACTGCGGCAAGCAGGGCCAGTGGGTGCCCGTGGGCGTGGGCCAGCCGACGCTGCTGATCGGCGGGCTGACGGTGGGGGGCTCGGCCGCGGGGTAG
- a CDS encoding threonine/serine dehydratase — protein sequence MDDAALKSIWEAPFETAPTLRDIEAAAQRIRGHARRTPLLNAPLLDAEAGRRVWVKAECLQLTGSFKFRGAFATISGMPEAERARGVLAFSSGNHAQGMAHAAALHGIPCVIVMPHDAPAVKIERTRAYGAEVVLYRRGEEDRDAVGAALAGERGLTLVKPFDDGRVMAGQGTCGLEIGEDLPEGVSEVLVCCGGGGLTAGTALALEGRATVRPAEPDGYDDVARSLTSGRIERNETEVGGLCDAILTPAPGALPFAAMRRLCGPGAVVTEAEALRAMAAAWRHLRIVLEPGGAVALAAALYREGPDCVAVASGGNVDRATFERALAEG from the coding sequence ATGGACGATGCTGCTTTGAAGTCGATCTGGGAGGCGCCGTTCGAGACCGCGCCGACGCTCCGGGACATCGAGGCCGCCGCGCAGCGCATCCGCGGCCACGCGCGGCGCACGCCGCTCCTGAACGCGCCGCTGCTCGATGCCGAGGCGGGCCGCCGGGTGTGGGTCAAGGCCGAGTGCCTGCAATTGACAGGCTCGTTCAAGTTCCGCGGCGCCTTCGCCACCATCTCGGGGATGCCCGAGGCGGAGCGTGCGCGCGGTGTCCTCGCCTTCTCGTCGGGCAACCACGCGCAGGGCATGGCGCACGCCGCCGCGCTGCACGGGATTCCCTGCGTGATCGTGATGCCCCACGACGCTCCGGCGGTGAAGATCGAGCGCACGCGGGCCTACGGCGCCGAAGTCGTGCTCTACCGCCGCGGCGAGGAGGACCGGGACGCCGTGGGCGCCGCGCTGGCCGGAGAGCGGGGGCTGACGCTGGTCAAGCCCTTCGATGACGGGCGCGTGATGGCGGGGCAGGGGACCTGCGGGCTGGAGATCGGCGAGGACCTGCCCGAAGGCGTCTCCGAGGTGCTGGTCTGCTGCGGCGGCGGCGGGCTGACGGCCGGCACCGCGCTGGCGCTGGAGGGCCGCGCCACGGTGCGTCCCGCTGAGCCGGACGGCTACGACGACGTGGCCCGCTCCCTCACCTCGGGCCGGATCGAGCGCAACGAGACCGAGGTCGGGGGGCTGTGCGACGCGATCCTCACCCCGGCCCCCGGCGCGCTGCCCTTCGCGGCGATGCGCCGGCTCTGCGGGCCGGGCGCGGTGGTGACGGAGGCCGAGGCCCTGCGCGCCATGGCCGCCGCCTGGCGCCACCTGCGGATCGTTCTGGAGCCGGGCGGCGCGGTGGCGCTGGCGGCGGCGCTCTACCGCGAGGGCCCGGACTGCGTGGCCGTGGCCTCGGGCGGCAACGTGGATCGCGCGACCTTCGAGCGGGCGCTGGCCGAGGGATAG
- the dprA gene encoding DNA-processing protein DprA, which yields MDGPPSQAEALARLRLARSARVGPATFRRLLAEHGSGEAALAALPDAARAAGLERYAPASEDAARAEVRAARRAGARLLLWGAPGYPARLASVRDAPPVLWAQGDAALMGGPAVAVVGTRNASSLALRMARALGRDLAEAGVTVISGLARGIDGAAHGAALPRTVAVHAGGLDRPYPPENAALAARIAAEGCAVSERPFGLAPQARDFPRRNRIVSGLAQAVVVVEAAARSGSMITARDALDQGREVLAVPGHPIDGRASGCLLLLRDGAGLVRGADDVLAALEAQREDAAPPPPAPDAPPPSLPDDALRARLLALLSPVPSPEDQLCRDAGAEPSALLAALAELELEGLAARRPGGGVVRL from the coding sequence ATGGACGGCCCGCCGAGCCAGGCCGAGGCGCTGGCCCGCCTGCGCCTCGCGCGCTCGGCCCGCGTCGGCCCTGCCACCTTCCGCCGCCTGCTCGCCGAGCACGGATCGGGCGAGGCTGCGCTCGCCGCCCTGCCCGACGCCGCCCGCGCCGCAGGACTGGAGCGCTACGCCCCGGCCTCCGAGGACGCGGCCCGCGCCGAGGTCCGCGCCGCCCGCCGGGCCGGCGCGCGGCTGCTGCTCTGGGGCGCGCCGGGCTACCCTGCCCGCCTCGCCTCGGTGCGCGACGCGCCGCCGGTGCTCTGGGCGCAGGGCGACGCGGCCCTCATGGGTGGCCCCGCCGTGGCGGTCGTCGGCACCCGCAACGCCTCGTCGCTGGCCCTGCGCATGGCGCGCGCCCTGGGGCGCGACCTGGCCGAGGCGGGCGTCACCGTGATCTCCGGCCTCGCCCGCGGCATCGACGGCGCCGCCCACGGGGCCGCCCTGCCCCGCACCGTCGCGGTCCACGCGGGCGGGCTCGACCGCCCCTACCCGCCCGAGAACGCCGCCCTCGCCGCGCGGATCGCCGCCGAGGGCTGCGCCGTGTCGGAGCGGCCCTTCGGCCTCGCCCCCCAGGCCCGCGACTTCCCGCGCCGCAACCGCATCGTGTCGGGGCTGGCGCAGGCCGTGGTGGTGGTCGAGGCCGCGGCGCGCTCCGGCTCGATGATCACGGCGCGCGACGCGCTCGACCAGGGGCGCGAGGTGCTGGCCGTGCCCGGCCACCCCATCGACGGCCGCGCCTCTGGGTGCCTCCTGCTCCTGCGGGACGGCGCGGGGCTGGTGCGCGGCGCCGACGACGTGCTCGCCGCGCTGGAAGCCCAGCGCGAGGACGCCGCGCCCCCGCCCCCCGCGCCGGACGCCCCGCCGCCCTCCCTGCCCGACGACGCCCTGCGCGCGCGCCTCCTCGCCCTCCTCTCGCCGGTCCCCTCGCCCGAGGACCAGCTCTGCCGCGACGCCGGCGCGGAGCCGTCCGCGCTGCTCGCCGCGCTGGCCGAGCTGGAGCTGGAAGGCCTCGCCGCGCGCCGCCCCGGCGGCGGCGTGGTGCGGCTCTAG
- a CDS encoding cupin domain-containing protein: protein MQIDRSDDAAGKPADPAYFTGEVRMRALVAAEGPARAEALRVTFPPGARTHWHTHPAGQTLVIVAGRAWVQREGAPRETVGVGDVVRFAPGERHWHGATDAGAMTHIAVQERVDGRTADWAEAVDEGDYRG, encoded by the coding sequence GTGCAGATCGACCGCTCGGATGATGCGGCGGGCAAGCCCGCCGATCCCGCCTACTTCACGGGCGAGGTGCGGATGCGCGCCCTCGTGGCCGCCGAAGGCCCCGCCCGCGCCGAGGCGCTGCGGGTCACGTTCCCGCCCGGCGCGCGCACCCACTGGCACACCCACCCCGCCGGCCAGACGCTGGTGATCGTCGCGGGCCGCGCTTGGGTCCAGCGCGAGGGCGCGCCCCGCGAGACCGTGGGCGTGGGCGACGTGGTGCGCTTCGCCCCCGGCGAGCGGCACTGGCACGGGGCCACGGACGCCGGGGCCATGACCCACATCGCCGTGCAGGAGCGCGTGGACGGGCGCACCGCCGACTGGGCCGAGGCGGTGGACGAGGGCGACTACCGGGGCTGA
- a CDS encoding alpha/beta fold hydrolase: protein MPEFRSSDNLRLWYEDTGEHGGDGVPILCLSGLTRNSTDFDYVLPFLAGEHRVIRLDYRGRGKSQRAPDHKTYTVPTEARDAVELLDHLGIDRAAILGTSRGGLIAMALSLTHKPRLAGVCLVDIGPELAPEGLEAIMGYVGQPPAAKTLDEAVAMRASLMAGFEGVPESRWREEVEHHYREGADGLEINYDARLRDAMLEAGAAPVADLWPLFDAMAGLPLAAIRGANSDLLSPATFAEMRRRRPDMIAAEVEGRGHVPFLDEPEALEALNEWTMLL from the coding sequence GTGCCTGAGTTCCGCTCCTCCGACAACCTGCGGCTCTGGTACGAGGACACGGGCGAGCACGGCGGCGACGGCGTGCCGATCCTGTGCCTATCGGGCCTGACCCGCAACTCGACCGACTTCGACTACGTGCTGCCCTTCCTCGCCGGCGAGCACCGGGTGATCCGCCTCGACTACCGGGGCCGCGGCAAGTCCCAGCGCGCGCCCGACCATAAGACCTACACCGTGCCCACCGAGGCGCGCGACGCGGTGGAGCTGCTGGACCATCTGGGGATCGACCGGGCCGCGATCCTCGGCACCTCGCGCGGCGGGCTGATCGCCATGGCGCTGTCGCTGACCCACAAGCCGAGGCTCGCGGGCGTGTGCCTCGTGGACATCGGCCCGGAGCTGGCGCCCGAGGGGCTGGAGGCGATTATGGGCTACGTGGGCCAGCCGCCCGCCGCGAAGACGCTGGACGAGGCGGTGGCGATGCGCGCCTCGCTCATGGCGGGCTTCGAGGGAGTGCCCGAGAGCCGCTGGCGCGAGGAGGTGGAGCACCACTACCGCGAGGGCGCCGACGGGCTGGAGATCAACTACGACGCCCGCCTGCGCGACGCGATGCTGGAGGCGGGCGCCGCGCCGGTGGCCGACCTCTGGCCGCTGTTCGATGCGATGGCGGGGCTGCCACTCGCCGCGATCCGGGGCGCGAACTCGGACCTACTGTCGCCCGCGACCTTCGCCGAGATGCGCCGCCGGCGCCCCGACATGATCGCCGCCGAGGTCGAGGGGCGCGGCCACGTTCCCTTCCTCGACGAGCCCGAGGCGCTGGAGGCCCTGAACGAATGGACGATGCTGCTTTGA
- the topA gene encoding type I DNA topoisomerase, with amino-acid sequence MPVVVVESPAKAKTINGYLGPDYTVLASYGHVRDLLAKDGSVDPEQGFEMLWEVPPESKKHVKAIADALAADPDLILATDPDREGEAISWHLHEALTKRRAIKKDTPVRRVAFNAITKAAVQEAIANPRDIDVPLVDAYLARRALDFLVGFTLSPVLWRKLPGAKSAGRVQSVCLRLVCEREMEIEAFRPQEYWSVRATFETPRGQRFEARLVQLAGKKIERMTLREAHEAELAVEAIAHRDFRIQSVEAKPATRNPSPPFMTSTLQQEASRKFGMGARACMSAAQRLYEAGLITYMRTDGIDMAPEAVHAARDAIKDRYGADYVPSSPRMYKNKAKNAQEAHECIRPTDMTRSADEVKVSEADQKRLYDLIWKRTLASQMEAARLERTTVSVLSQDGDAELRASGQVVVFDGFMKVYTEGRDDEEASGDDRRLPQIHEGEEARKAAGTYADETSDNALIRGAQDAALGQQHFTQPPPRYTEATLVKRMEELGIGRPSTYASILSTIVDRGYVRKDKNRLIPEDKGRLVIAFLENYFRRYVGYDFTAGLENELDEVSAGEENYKEVLERFWRDFKAAVDETAELRITDVLEKINEVLEPHLFPDRGDGIDPRLCPNCGMGRLSMRTARSGGAFIGCSNYPECRYTRPFGPPGVEGEQAGGDRMLGVEPESGLEVWLKSGRFGPYVQLGEATEADPKPKRASIPKGWDAEAMDLDKALRLLTLPREIGKHPEDGETVETNFYRYGPAVRWNKVYAPISADDVFELGMNRAVEELAKKQAGGRGARAAAKPLVELGEHPERGGPVNVMEGRYGPYVKWDKVNATVPKGTAPEDVTMEQAVELIAEREAKGGKKKPAAKKAPAKKPAAKKAAAKKPAAKKPAAKKPAAKKAAPKAEGE; translated from the coding sequence ATGCCGGTCGTCGTCGTAGAATCCCCCGCCAAGGCGAAGACGATCAACGGATATCTCGGCCCCGACTACACGGTGCTGGCCTCCTACGGCCACGTGCGCGACCTCCTGGCCAAGGACGGATCGGTGGACCCGGAACAGGGCTTCGAGATGCTCTGGGAGGTGCCGCCCGAGTCCAAGAAGCACGTGAAGGCCATCGCCGACGCGCTGGCCGCCGACCCCGACCTGATCCTCGCCACCGACCCCGACCGCGAGGGCGAGGCGATCTCGTGGCACCTCCACGAGGCACTCACCAAGCGGCGCGCCATCAAGAAGGACACGCCGGTGCGCCGCGTGGCCTTCAACGCCATCACCAAGGCGGCCGTGCAGGAGGCCATCGCCAACCCCCGCGACATCGACGTGCCGCTGGTGGACGCCTACCTCGCCCGCCGCGCCCTCGACTTCCTGGTGGGCTTCACGTTGTCCCCCGTGCTCTGGCGCAAGCTGCCCGGCGCGAAATCGGCCGGGCGCGTCCAGTCGGTCTGCCTGCGGCTGGTGTGTGAGCGCGAGATGGAGATCGAGGCGTTCCGCCCGCAGGAGTACTGGTCGGTCCGCGCCACCTTCGAGACGCCGCGGGGTCAGCGCTTCGAGGCGCGGCTGGTGCAACTGGCCGGAAAGAAGATCGAGCGCATGACGCTTCGGGAGGCCCACGAGGCCGAGCTGGCCGTGGAGGCCATCGCGCACCGCGATTTCCGCATCCAGTCGGTCGAGGCCAAGCCCGCCACGCGCAACCCGAGCCCCCCCTTCATGACCTCGACGCTCCAGCAGGAGGCGAGCCGCAAGTTCGGCATGGGCGCGCGGGCCTGCATGTCGGCGGCGCAGCGCCTCTACGAGGCGGGCCTCATCACCTACATGCGGACCGACGGCATCGACATGGCGCCCGAGGCGGTCCACGCCGCGCGCGACGCGATCAAGGATCGCTACGGCGCCGACTACGTTCCCTCCTCGCCGCGCATGTACAAGAACAAGGCCAAGAACGCGCAGGAGGCCCACGAGTGCATCCGGCCCACGGACATGACCCGCTCGGCCGACGAGGTGAAGGTGTCCGAGGCCGACCAGAAGCGCCTCTACGACCTGATCTGGAAGCGCACGCTGGCGAGCCAGATGGAGGCTGCCCGGCTGGAGCGCACCACGGTGTCCGTGCTCTCGCAGGACGGCGACGCGGAGCTGCGCGCCTCGGGGCAGGTCGTGGTCTTCGACGGCTTCATGAAGGTCTACACCGAAGGGCGCGACGACGAGGAGGCGAGCGGCGACGACCGCCGCCTGCCGCAGATCCACGAGGGCGAGGAGGCCAGGAAGGCCGCCGGCACCTACGCGGACGAGACTTCCGACAACGCGCTGATCCGGGGCGCACAGGATGCCGCCCTCGGCCAGCAGCACTTCACCCAGCCGCCCCCCCGCTACACCGAGGCGACCCTCGTGAAGCGCATGGAGGAGCTGGGCATCGGCCGGCCCTCGACCTACGCCTCGATCCTCTCGACGATCGTGGACCGCGGCTACGTCCGGAAGGACAAGAACCGCCTGATCCCCGAGGACAAGGGGCGGCTCGTGATCGCCTTCCTCGAGAACTACTTCCGCCGCTACGTGGGCTACGACTTCACGGCCGGGCTGGAGAACGAGCTCGACGAGGTCTCGGCGGGCGAGGAGAACTACAAGGAGGTGCTCGAGCGCTTCTGGCGCGACTTCAAGGCCGCCGTGGACGAGACCGCGGAGCTGCGCATCACCGACGTGCTCGAGAAGATCAACGAGGTGCTGGAGCCGCACCTTTTCCCGGACCGGGGCGACGGCATCGACCCGCGCCTGTGCCCCAACTGCGGCATGGGGCGCCTGTCGATGCGCACGGCGCGCTCGGGCGGGGCGTTCATCGGCTGCTCGAACTACCCCGAGTGCCGCTACACCCGCCCCTTCGGCCCGCCGGGCGTGGAGGGCGAGCAGGCGGGCGGCGACCGGATGCTGGGCGTGGAGCCCGAGAGCGGGCTGGAGGTCTGGCTGAAGTCGGGGCGCTTCGGCCCTTACGTGCAGCTCGGCGAGGCCACCGAGGCCGACCCGAAGCCCAAGCGCGCCTCGATCCCCAAAGGCTGGGACGCCGAGGCCATGGACCTCGACAAGGCGCTGCGCCTGCTGACGCTGCCGCGCGAGATCGGAAAGCACCCCGAGGACGGTGAGACGGTGGAGACCAACTTCTACCGCTACGGCCCCGCCGTCCGCTGGAACAAGGTCTACGCCCCCATCTCCGCCGACGACGTGTTCGAGCTGGGCATGAACCGCGCCGTCGAGGAGCTGGCCAAGAAGCAGGCCGGCGGGCGCGGCGCGCGGGCGGCGGCCAAGCCGCTGGTGGAGCTGGGCGAGCACCCCGAGCGCGGCGGCCCCGTGAACGTCATGGAAGGGCGGTACGGCCCTTACGTGAAGTGGGACAAGGTGAACGCGACCGTTCCGAAGGGCACCGCCCCCGAGGACGTGACGATGGAGCAGGCGGTGGAGCTGATCGCCGAGCGCGAGGCCAAGGGCGGCAAGAAGAAGCCCGCGGCCAAGAAGGCGCCCGCCAAGAAGCCCGCGGCGAAGAAGGCGGCGGCCAAGAAACCGGCCGCCAAGAAGCCCGCCGCGAAGAAGCCGGCGGCGAAGAAGGCCGCTCCGAAGGCCGAAGGAGAGTAG
- a CDS encoding haloacid dehalogenase type II, producing MAITTCIFDAYGTLFDVSSAARQAAEEDGFEALADLWPRLAADWRDRQLQYTWLRTIAGAHVDFWQITGDALDWALEAAGLQGRADLRERLMALYWELGAYPEVADMLDALKSAGLATGILSNGSPEMLAGAVKSAGIARNLDHVLSVESVGVFKPARAVYDMVGRSFDCEPGEVLFVSSNGWDAAGAAGYGFRTAWVNRAGAPVDRLHARPDLELADLTTIPEVAARA from the coding sequence ATGGCCATCACGACCTGCATCTTCGACGCCTACGGCACGCTCTTCGACGTCTCCTCCGCCGCCCGGCAGGCCGCGGAGGAGGACGGGTTCGAGGCGCTGGCGGACCTCTGGCCCCGCCTCGCCGCCGACTGGCGCGACCGGCAGCTCCAGTACACCTGGCTGCGCACCATCGCCGGGGCGCACGTGGACTTCTGGCAGATCACCGGCGACGCGCTGGACTGGGCGCTGGAGGCCGCGGGCCTGCAGGGCCGCGCCGACCTGCGCGAGCGGCTGATGGCCCTCTACTGGGAGCTGGGCGCCTACCCGGAGGTGGCCGACATGCTGGACGCGCTGAAGTCCGCGGGCCTCGCCACCGGCATCCTGTCGAACGGCTCGCCTGAGATGCTGGCCGGCGCCGTGAAGTCCGCCGGCATCGCCCGCAACCTCGACCACGTTCTGAGCGTCGAGAGCGTCGGCGTGTTCAAGCCCGCCCGGGCCGTCTACGACATGGTGGGCCGCTCCTTCGACTGCGAGCCGGGCGAGGTGCTGTTCGTGTCGTCCAACGGATGGGACGCGGCGGGCGCGGCGGGCTACGGCTTCCGCACCGCCTGGGTGAACCGCGCGGGCGCGCCCGTCGACCGGCTGCACGCCCGGCCCGACCTCGAGCTCGCGGACCTCACGACCATTCCCGAGGTCGCCGCCCGTGCCTGA
- the coxB gene encoding cytochrome c oxidase subunit II, whose protein sequence is MKKLLLSAALALPALPAAAQQTAETLFGELPIIGAPSAGGIGFQPAATSLAAEIQWLDGFLLVIITIITLFVMGLLAWVAIRYRRSVNKVPARFTHNSPLEIAWTIVPVVILIFIGGFSLPVLFDQQRIPEGDVVVKVTGYQWYWNYEYPDEELDFASYMIGADAGNDLTPAVLEQLEAAGYSEDLFRLATDTAVVVPVGKTIVMQVTAGDVIHSWTIPAFGVKQDGLPGRLAQLWFRPEAEGVYFGQCSELCGQAHAYMPITVKVVSEEAYAAWLAAVKAGELESW, encoded by the coding sequence ATGAAGAAGCTGCTCCTCTCGGCCGCGCTGGCCCTTCCGGCCCTCCCGGCGGCCGCGCAACAGACCGCGGAGACGCTGTTCGGCGAGCTGCCGATCATCGGCGCGCCCTCGGCCGGGGGCATCGGCTTCCAGCCCGCCGCGACCTCGCTCGCCGCCGAAATCCAGTGGCTCGACGGCTTCCTGCTGGTGATCATCACCATCATCACCCTGTTCGTGATGGGCCTGCTGGCCTGGGTGGCGATCCGCTACCGCCGCTCCGTCAACAAGGTGCCCGCGCGCTTCACCCACAACTCGCCCCTGGAGATCGCCTGGACCATCGTGCCGGTCGTGATCCTGATCTTCATCGGGGGCTTCTCGCTGCCCGTGCTGTTCGACCAGCAGCGCATCCCCGAAGGCGACGTCGTGGTGAAGGTCACCGGCTACCAGTGGTACTGGAACTACGAGTACCCCGACGAGGAGCTGGACTTCGCCTCCTACATGATCGGCGCCGATGCGGGCAACGATCTGACCCCCGCCGTTCTCGAGCAGCTCGAGGCCGCGGGCTACTCCGAGGACCTGTTCCGCCTCGCCACCGACACCGCCGTGGTGGTGCCCGTGGGCAAGACCATCGTGATGCAGGTGACCGCGGGCGACGTGATCCACTCCTGGACCATCCCCGCCTTCGGCGTGAAGCAGGACGGCCTGCCGGGCCGCCTCGCGCAGCTGTGGTTCCGCCCCGAGGCCGAGGGCGTCTACTTCGGCCAGTGCTCGGAGCTGTGCGGTCAGGCCCACGCCTACATGCCGATCACCGTGAAGGTGGTCTCCGAGGAGGCCTACGCCGCGTGGCTCGCCGCCGTGAAGGCGGGTGAGCTGGAGAGCTGGTGA
- a CDS encoding TCR/Tet family MFS transporter: MSDTSSPAPRGLDLPVLFIVATMMIEAMGIGLIIPVMPALLQEVQGTADLGQAAIWGGVLSASYAVMQFLLSPTVGNVSDRWGRRPVLLVSMAVLAVDYVIMALAGTIWLLLVGRIVAGAAAATMSTAQAFMADVSAPEKKAQNFGLVSAGFGLGFVLGPAMGGLLAEWGPRAPFWAAAVLSAANLALGLLILPETLRRPRAFEWRRANPLGGLRAIGALEGLRPLLMVWFFYQVANWVYPAIWPYFTQAAFGWSERAVGLSLAVYGLSMAVVQGGVIRLVIPRLGERRTLALWIPYNAAILALIAFITEGWVLLALIPLSALGALVMPALQGVASRIASDDQQGELQGVLTSIAAVASIVSPLAFTQAFGWATSGPRDMPGAPFLLASALMLVAAALFWRSWRAAAEALGPTRS; this comes from the coding sequence ATGTCCGACACGTCCAGCCCGGCCCCGCGCGGCCTCGACCTCCCGGTCCTCTTCATCGTCGCCACGATGATGATCGAGGCCATGGGCATCGGCCTCATCATTCCGGTGATGCCCGCGCTGCTGCAGGAGGTGCAGGGCACCGCCGACCTCGGGCAGGCGGCGATCTGGGGCGGCGTGCTCTCGGCGAGCTACGCGGTGATGCAGTTCCTCCTGTCGCCCACGGTGGGCAACGTCTCGGACCGGTGGGGGCGGCGGCCCGTGCTGCTGGTCTCCATGGCCGTTCTGGCCGTCGATTACGTGATCATGGCGTTGGCGGGCACGATCTGGCTGCTGCTGGTGGGCCGCATCGTCGCGGGCGCGGCGGCCGCCACCATGTCCACGGCCCAGGCCTTCATGGCCGACGTCTCGGCCCCCGAGAAGAAGGCGCAGAACTTCGGGCTGGTCTCCGCAGGCTTCGGGCTGGGCTTCGTGCTGGGGCCCGCCATGGGGGGCCTCCTGGCCGAGTGGGGCCCGCGCGCACCGTTCTGGGCCGCCGCCGTCCTCTCGGCGGCGAACCTGGCCCTCGGCCTCCTGATCCTGCCCGAGACCCTGCGCCGCCCCCGCGCCTTCGAGTGGCGCCGCGCCAACCCCCTCGGGGGCCTCCGGGCCATCGGCGCGCTGGAGGGGCTGCGCCCGCTCCTCATGGTGTGGTTCTTCTACCAGGTGGCGAACTGGGTCTATCCGGCGATCTGGCCCTACTTCACGCAAGCGGCCTTCGGCTGGAGCGAGCGGGCGGTGGGCCTGTCGCTGGCGGTCTACGGCCTGTCCATGGCGGTGGTGCAGGGCGGCGTGATCCGCCTGGTGATCCCGCGCCTGGGCGAGCGGCGGACGCTGGCGCTGTGGATCCCCTACAACGCGGCGATTCTGGCCCTCATCGCGTTCATCACCGAAGGTTGGGTGCTCCTGGCGTTGATCCCGCTCTCGGCGCTGGGCGCGCTGGTGATGCCGGCGCTGCAGGGCGTGGCGAGCCGGATCGCCTCGGACGACCAGCAGGGCGAGCTTCAGGGTGTGCTGACCTCGATCGCCGCGGTCGCGTCGATCGTCTCGCCGCTGGCGTTCACGCAGGCCTTCGGCTGGGCCACGTCCGGGCCGCGCGACATGCCGGGGGCGCCGTTCCTCTTGGCCTCGGCGCTGATGCTGGTGGCGGCGGCGCTGTTCTGGCGCAGCTGGCGCGCGGCGGCGGAGGCGCTGGGACCGACGCGGAGCTAG